In Zalophus californianus isolate mZalCal1 chromosome 4, mZalCal1.pri.v2, whole genome shotgun sequence, the following proteins share a genomic window:
- the MAGOH gene encoding protein mago nashi homolog, whose amino-acid sequence MESDFYLRYYVGHKGKFGHEFLEFEFRPDGKLRYANNSNYKNDVMIRKEAYVHKSVMEELKRIIDDSEITKEDDALWPPPDRVGRQELEIVIGDEHISFTTSKIGSLIDVNQSKDPEGLRVFYYLVQDLKCLVFSLIGLHFKIKPI is encoded by the exons ATGGAGAGTGACTTTTATCTGCGTTACTACGTGGGTCATAAGGGCAAATTCGGCCATGAGTTCCTGGAGTTTGAGTTCCGACCCGACG GGAAATTGAGATATGCCAACAACAGCAATTACAAAAATGATGTCATGATCAGAAAAGAG gCTTATGTACATAAAAGTGTAATGGAGGAACTGAAGAGAATAATTGATGACAGTGAAATTACCAAAGAGGATGATGCCTTGTGGCCTCCCCCTGACCGAGTGGGCCGGCAG gaGCTTGAAATTGTCATTGGAGATGAACACATTTCTTTCACAACATCAAAAATTGGTTCTCTTATTGATGTCAATCAATCCAA ggatccagAAGGCTTACGAGTATTTTATTATCTTGTCCAGGACCTGAAGTGTTTGGTCTTCAGTCTTATTGGATTACACTTCAAGATTAAGCCAATCTAG
- the CZIB gene encoding CXXC motif containing zinc binding protein isoform X1, whose translation MGKIALQLKATLENVTNLRPLGEDFRWYLKMKCGNCGEISEKWQYIRLMDSVALKGGRGSASMVQKCKLCARENSIEILSSTIKSYNAEDNEKFKTIVEFECRGFEPVDFQPQAGFAAEGVESGTVFSDINLQEKDWTDYDEKAQESVGIYEVTHQFVKC comes from the exons ATGGGG AAAATTGCGCTGCAGCTCAAAGCCACGCTGGAGAATGTCACCAACCTCCGCCCTTTGGGTGAGGACTTCCGGTGGTACCTCAAG ATGAAATGTGGCAACTGTGGTGAGATTTCAGAGAAGTGGCAGTATATTCGGCTGATG GACAGTGTGGCACTGAAGGGAGGTCGTGGCAGCGCCTCCATGGTCCAGAAGTGCAAGCTGTGTGCGAGGGAAAACTCCATCG AGATTTTGAGCAGCACCATCAAATCTTACAAT GCTGAAGACAATGAGAAGTTCAAGACAATCGTAGAATTTGAATGCCGAGGCTTTGAACCAGTTGATTTCCAGCCCCAG GCTGGGTTTGCTGCTGAGGGTGTGGAATCGGGGACAGTCTTCAGTGATATTAATCTGCAGGAGAAG gaCTGGACTGACTATGACGAAAAGGCTCAGGAATCTGTGGGAATCTACGAGGTCACCCACCAGTTTGTGAAGTGCTGA
- the CZIB gene encoding CXXC motif containing zinc binding protein isoform X3, with amino-acid sequence MSPTSALWMKCGNCGEISEKWQYIRLMDSVALKGGRGSASMVQKCKLCARENSIEILSSTIKSYNAEDNEKFKTIVEFECRGFEPVDFQPQAGFAAEGVESGTVFSDINLQEKDWTDYDEKAQESVGIYEVTHQFVKC; translated from the exons ATGTCACCAACCTCCGCCCTTTGG ATGAAATGTGGCAACTGTGGTGAGATTTCAGAGAAGTGGCAGTATATTCGGCTGATG GACAGTGTGGCACTGAAGGGAGGTCGTGGCAGCGCCTCCATGGTCCAGAAGTGCAAGCTGTGTGCGAGGGAAAACTCCATCG AGATTTTGAGCAGCACCATCAAATCTTACAAT GCTGAAGACAATGAGAAGTTCAAGACAATCGTAGAATTTGAATGCCGAGGCTTTGAACCAGTTGATTTCCAGCCCCAG GCTGGGTTTGCTGCTGAGGGTGTGGAATCGGGGACAGTCTTCAGTGATATTAATCTGCAGGAGAAG gaCTGGACTGACTATGACGAAAAGGCTCAGGAATCTGTGGGAATCTACGAGGTCACCCACCAGTTTGTGAAGTGCTGA
- the CZIB gene encoding CXXC motif containing zinc binding protein isoform X2 produces MGKIALQLKATLENVTNLRPLGEDFRWYLKDSVALKGGRGSASMVQKCKLCARENSIEILSSTIKSYNAEDNEKFKTIVEFECRGFEPVDFQPQAGFAAEGVESGTVFSDINLQEKDWTDYDEKAQESVGIYEVTHQFVKC; encoded by the exons ATGGGG AAAATTGCGCTGCAGCTCAAAGCCACGCTGGAGAATGTCACCAACCTCCGCCCTTTGGGTGAGGACTTCCGGTGGTACCTCAAG GACAGTGTGGCACTGAAGGGAGGTCGTGGCAGCGCCTCCATGGTCCAGAAGTGCAAGCTGTGTGCGAGGGAAAACTCCATCG AGATTTTGAGCAGCACCATCAAATCTTACAAT GCTGAAGACAATGAGAAGTTCAAGACAATCGTAGAATTTGAATGCCGAGGCTTTGAACCAGTTGATTTCCAGCCCCAG GCTGGGTTTGCTGCTGAGGGTGTGGAATCGGGGACAGTCTTCAGTGATATTAATCTGCAGGAGAAG gaCTGGACTGACTATGACGAAAAGGCTCAGGAATCTGTGGGAATCTACGAGGTCACCCACCAGTTTGTGAAGTGCTGA
- the CZIB gene encoding CXXC motif containing zinc binding protein isoform X4: MGKIALQLKATLENVTNLRPLGEDFRWYLKMKCGNCGEISEKWQYIRLMDSVALKGGRGSASMVQKCKLCARENSIEILSSTIKSYNAEDNEKFKTIVEFECRGFEPVDFQPQDWTDYDEKAQESVGIYEVTHQFVKC, encoded by the exons ATGGGG AAAATTGCGCTGCAGCTCAAAGCCACGCTGGAGAATGTCACCAACCTCCGCCCTTTGGGTGAGGACTTCCGGTGGTACCTCAAG ATGAAATGTGGCAACTGTGGTGAGATTTCAGAGAAGTGGCAGTATATTCGGCTGATG GACAGTGTGGCACTGAAGGGAGGTCGTGGCAGCGCCTCCATGGTCCAGAAGTGCAAGCTGTGTGCGAGGGAAAACTCCATCG AGATTTTGAGCAGCACCATCAAATCTTACAAT GCTGAAGACAATGAGAAGTTCAAGACAATCGTAGAATTTGAATGCCGAGGCTTTGAACCAGTTGATTTCCAGCCCCAG gaCTGGACTGACTATGACGAAAAGGCTCAGGAATCTGTGGGAATCTACGAGGTCACCCACCAGTTTGTGAAGTGCTGA